In Tursiops truncatus isolate mTurTru1 chromosome 19, mTurTru1.mat.Y, whole genome shotgun sequence, a genomic segment contains:
- the ERFL gene encoding ETS domain-containing transcription factor ERF-like: MSLPPACWDASVFWMAGFAFPDWAYKPESSPGSRQIQLWHFILELLQKEEYQGVIAWQGDYGEFVIKDPDEVARLWGVRKCKPHMNYDKLSRALRYYYNKRILHKTKGKRFTYKFNFSKVVLVNYPLLDVAAATTGSPLLLTPGPFGGAPGPDAPPLTPETLQTLFSAPRLGEPAARAPLFTAETDKLRLDSPFPFLGSGATGYSKPPGLLGPFGRAFPEHPWNFSPYLTGPFPKLPPPLYPPHFYPNPLAGSLGHLPAAGAGGSPSAAPLLAAAAEGLGPERPSGLAAAPRLALPRAGGPEAALGGKDSDSELEITDVSGCSSDSEGEEGLPVPSKAKAGKGGVGS, translated from the exons ATGTCCCTGCCACCTGCCTGCTGGGACGCGAGCGTCTTTTGGATGGCAG GGTTTGCCTTCCCGGATTGGGCGTACAAGCCGGAGTCGTCCCCCGGCTCGAGGCAGATCCAGCTGTGGCACTTTATCCTGGAGCTGCTGCAGAAGGAGGAGTACCAGGGTGTCATCGCCTGGCAGGGGGACTACGGGGAATTCGTCATCAAGGACCCCGACGAGGTGGCTCGGCTCTGGGGCGTCCGGAAGTGCAAGCCGCACATGAACTATGACAAGCTGAGCCGGGCCCTGCG TTACTACTACAACAAGCGGATTCTCCACAAGACCAAAGGGAAGCGGTTCACCTACAAGTTCAACTTCAGCAAAGTCGTGCTTGTCAATTACCCACTGTTGGACGTGGCGGCAGCCACCACGGGCTCTCCACTCTTGCTGACCCCGGGTCCCTTTGGGGGAGCCCCTGGGCCAGAtgctcctcccctcacccccgaG acCCTGCAGACCCTGTTCTCTGCCCCACGCCTGGGAGAGCCGGCGGCCCGGGCACCCCTGTTCACCGCCGAGACAGACAAACTGCGTCTGGACAGCCCTTTCCCGTTCCTGGGCTCTG GTGCCACCGGCTATTCCAAGCCCCCCGGCCTGCTGGGTCCCTTCGGCCGCGCCTTCCCAGAGCACCCCTGGAACTTTAGCCCGTACCTCACCGGCCCCTTCCCCAAGCTGCCCCCGCCTCTCTACCCCCCCCACTTCTACCCCAACCCTCTGGCCGGTTCCCTGGGCCACCTGCCCGCAGCAGGGGCAGGGGGAAGCCCCAGCGCTGCGCCCCTGCTGGCTGCCGCCGCGGAGGGCCTGGGCCCCGAGCGCCCCTCGGGCCTGGCAGCAGCCCCTCGCCTGGCACTGCCGAGGGCTGGGGGCCCAGAGGCCGCGCTGGGGGGCAAGGACAGCGACTCGGAGCTGGAGATTACCGACGTCAGCGGCTGCAGCTCTGACAGCGAGGGAGAGGAGGGCCTCCCCGTGCCCTCCAAGGCCAAGGCGGGCAAAGGGGGTGTCGGCAGCTGA